In Mya arenaria isolate MELC-2E11 chromosome 1, ASM2691426v1, the genomic stretch AGaaaatggcttgttccaagacaaaaaataaaaaagtggtcaaaacgttcaatctgtgagagtgcagctttagttAAGCAAAAATATCTTAGCTATGTGATATTCTtagttaaatatatacatgtataaataagaCGAGTAACGTCCTTGTGTCAAACGTGGATTTCAATTATATAGCTATTTAATTGCAAGCATTTACAAGAATTAATATGAAATTTGATCTAGATCACTTAGGTCAGTAATGCACATAAAAGTGTTCGTAATTTAATTACGAAAATTCGTTTTCAAGTTCCAGTGTTCTTAACATTTCAGATTGAGATTGTTcgatgacgtcatttccggatTCGATGACGACTGCGGGGTTACCCCTGCTGAACTCGAGACCGTAATGACGCCTAGAGGAAAGGGGGACAAATTCTGCATGCAAGATGATCATGGATTGGACACGCCTTTGTCGGTACGTTAATTCGgaaactttatacaatcacTTTTATCTTCTTTTTGATTAACTTTGTAAATTTGAGGCCGTCGGAAGACGCAGCAGTATCCATCATAATATCactaatttatgttttaatatttcatatgtataacaaataaagacaACAGCAATTTCAAAAGAAAGCAATTTATTAGAATGCATTAATTTTAAGGTATTTTAGTCTTTTTAAAAAACTGACTCCGATTTACCTTTTTAGATTGAAATTCCCGCAAAACCGTTGATGCGACGTCGCGCTGCGTTTGACGTCAGACGCAGCATCTTTTCCGGAAAGCGCTCTGCTGACGTAGACCTTACAGAGGATTCACCGATACATGCATTCAAAAAGGCCAAAGATGTTTCGGGCATAACTCTCAAATCCAACGAACGTTTAACAAACGGGATCATCAGCGCGGTCGAAACGCTTGAAATCGGAAATGACATGATTGCTGACGGGTCAAGTAAATACTCTTTTCCGACAATTCCCGGAAAGCACAAAGACCTTACGTCCATCTCACCGGAAGTGATGGCTGATGTAATTCGTGGATGCTTCAATGACATCTTTGGTGACGTCACCATTGTTGATTGCCGTTATCCGTACGAGTTCGAGGGTGGGCACATCAGAGGGGCTGTTAACATGTTTACGAAGGATGAGGTCAACAGCTTGCTTCAGAAACCAGTAGCTGACGACAAGCGTCACGTGCTCATCTTTCACTGTGAATTCTCATCAGAAAGAGGGCCTAAAATGTAAGTTGTCAGTCTAACGTCACGCCAGTTATTTTGACACAACGTAAAATGGTTCTTCCTTATATATCGGATATTGTTcaagtgtattttatattttgatacgataggaaattatttaacaaaatctcCACAGTAAATACTATTCTGGTGCTGGACCAATATCGGTTGATTTAATCTCTTATCTAAGATTTATGAAGAAATTCGCGTATTATTAAACAGGGTATAATTATTTGTACAACAACAGGTATCGGTTCCTACGCGCGCAAGACAGGATGTTGAATAGCAACAGGTATCCGCGTCTAAACTTCCCGGAAGTGTACCTACTACATGGCGGATACAAGGCCTTTTTCAATAAGTATCAGGtatgtttaaaactatttctaATTACGTTATTGAAACATTGggcttttttattaatttaaatacataaataaattatgaatgcttctctgttaatatttatataatacgCCACagtatcaatatatatattaaaaatagaacaataggaaaacaaaaaaatgtgtgtGATATGCCAGTGTTATCGCTTTACAGTCATAGATATACATAGTATGCTTTGGTTTTGACAAGGACGCTGTTGTGTAAAATACGGTAGTGaatacatcaatataaaaaacGGTTAAACGGCAAAGCATGCATTTAGTATTCATATATTCTATTATCTTCCATTCCAGGGACTGTGTGATCCAATCAGCTACAAGCCCATGTTGCATGAGAACCACGCAGCCGACCTACGTCACTTCCGTGTGAAGTCTAAATCCTGGACGGGGGAGGACGGTAATCAGAAGACAAGTAGACGACACCGCAGTCGTCTAGGCCGCCATCTTAGTTTCTGAACGGTTGTTGAAGCTAAAGTCACGGCGATAATGCGATAATGCGATAAAGCAGTAAACTTCAGACGATGGTATTACTCCAATTGACCTCATGACCTTAAATGGAGCGATCAGGTCGCATTTCAGTCTGATTGCGGAGAAAGGTCACAAAGGCGACGAGTTTTTATCAAAGAATTCACGAGCTCTTGATTTACACATGTGAACGGATAAACAGTTTAATGTTCCTTTAAGATTGTTAgaaattgttgatttttatgACAATGCATAACAAAGTAACGAACGTTTGTTGGAGATATAGGCCAGGGGAAAGTGCAATATAATTTGAACCTAAGAATATTACGTCATGACACTGACCGGTAGTTCTATGCCGGACCATacacttacatgtacatgtgttgaaatgccattgttgataaaattgtaaatacattacattattttataaattactaATATTAAGTGCTacttatttatatgaataagaaaactgtaatataaactctcgtttattcattattttcaataagtCATTAGTTAATACTTTACAATTCTACTGTATTGTTAAGTATATGATATATAAGGAGTGATCATGAGTATCCATGAAAGTTGTTGGTGAGCGTGGCGAGGAGCAACATTGTATAAACATGCAATGTACGACCGAACTGGAGCAAGTCAACCACGACGTGCATACCTGTTGCCAATTTTCTGTCTAGAAAACACGAGTTGTCAGTTTTTGCGATTGTCGACCCCCTCTTCTTCCTACGACACCTCAGGCCACTGAAATGCGTTGGATGGTTACATAGGAAATTTTGTTTGTGACCAAAAGCTGGCTGCAAATAAAATGAACTCATTTGACATCAATAAAGCTAGCAATATTGGAGTTTCTGGAACTCAGTTGAAAGATAAACACCCTAGTATTGACAAAATACaggaaaattacaaaaatgtcaGCGGATATTTATTTCACCCCGGTCACCgataaatgtatattgatagGTTAAAGAGAAGAAGAAACAATTAGAATATATCTTCCCAAAACCATCATTGCAGGcaaatattctttaaaagttTCTAACTGAATCATAATCGATGAAGTTAAAAGCCAGAGATCATTTCCAAATAGTCTTTAGCAAGCACAAGCAACCCCTATTTTTAAGAGGAAATACCCCTTTACAAGAACTACTTCTAGTATAAACCAGTCAGTATTTTACCAACAATGTCAAAATTGTATGACTTGTTCATCAGAGAGCAACAAATCagtcatgatattttttatccttTCCTGGCAGAACAACATACGGATGTCAAAACAACCATTTAAGGCTGGTTGGAGACGGGAAAAAGGCCCTTggtgaaaacaaatatgtaggtgGAGATCTAATGTACCTcgaattttcaaaaacattcgccTGCCTTCGCCATGATCTCATCTAAGTCAAGCTTGATACATATGTTTTCTCAGCCCAGCATGTAAACTAATACGCAGCTATCTTACAAACAGAACACAACGGGTCAAATTTGGTCAGATTACCAGCGAGTGGGACTCCATCCTGAAAGGCGTGCCGCAAGAATCAATATTAGGGCCTTTAGTTTTCAACATCTTCCTCGATGGGATCTTCTACTTTATCAATAAGGCAGCCTTGTATAATTATGCAGAGGACACTACTCTTTGTGTATGTGTGATAAAGATCCtggcgttttttttttttaagatcaCTCTTGAAGAAGAAAGTAACACTTAACTGATAAACTGGTTAACTTCTACTGGAATGCAAACAATCCctgacaatttttaaacaatttcagttTTCTCCTAGTCTGTTAAAGAATTTAAAGCAATGCAATGTACTTAGTCGCACCTTTGCTTGTGCAGAGAAATCTTAGGCGTTGaggtataaaatatatgtgatgCCCtgaattttcaaatgttcaaaaatgcAGCAAAACAATTAAATCCTCCAAAGACTAAGCAATATTTGTGCAATCAATACTAAGCTTATTATCTTAAAACCTTAAATCAAATCCAATTTCAATTACTGTCCTGTTGTTtggcatttttaaattaaaaccaaCACAGAATAAAAATAGGAAACATTTAATGCAGAACGCCAAAGTTCGTTTTTAATGATAACACATCAAGTTATGAAAATCTTCTCCATAAACTTTAATTGTCAACACCACATATAAATACGGTAAGATGAATCgctattaaaatattcaaaagtcTTTACgtatctcaccagaatatgttcaaaaccttgtagCATTTTAGACATGTCATTTCAAtgtcataaatgaaaaatgtttatatgtgcATCAGTAAGAACAACTAAATATGGGTAGAATTATTTCCGCTTTGAGACCAGTCAGGTATGAACACTCTCTCAACGGAAATAAAGTGCTCTCAAAACTACCTAGAATTTAGAAGGCATTGCATTTAAACGTACAGAGTAAAGAAACTGTGCGTGTAAGATATACCATATGTTTAAGAAAATCAAGATAAAAAACTCATACCGATTATTTTActcttaaaataaacacattttatgagaGAACATTGTAAGACCTTATTTTTCCCGGATCATATTCTTCCCATCTGGGAAAAATAGGATCCTTTTATTCACAGCTGGAAAAAATAAGATCTCATTTATCACACATTCGAACACATTTGTCACAGGTCCTGGGAAAATTGTGATCGAAGCCGGTTATTTATGTACCACATTCCTCACAGATCAAAACttgcatcattttttaacaaaataagtaatTTTTACAACTGAGTCACATTTGTCACAGATTGCTTTTTCCAGTAttgcagatatattttgttgatatacatgtatgcgtatATATTCTAGTCATAAAGAATCgttgattatgttgttgttttttctgttgttgttgctgcacGGGTATTGGTGGTATAAGTAGGAATAGGTTTGTTCTTGTTAGCACCGAAACAGTGAATACCGCAGTGCTAGAAGAGCTTTTGTTTAAAGATAGTTCTGTCCCGAGCTTGCCTGATATGGTCGAGCATTTACGATAGTGTAACAATAAACCCTCGGTGACACAAACCGACCAAGATAAATTTGGAcaaaattttagttttaagaattggtggtggtattgtttttattgttgttgcaagaatatgtttttattgtttattatataaggcgtagttttaagaatatgtgtttttgttgctgttgtttgtttgtttgtttgtttgtttcaatggcGTAGAAGTGGTTTGTGTAGGTGTTCGGCGTTGGGGGACATATTATATAAACTTCGGAGCTtgccaaaaatataatgtttaacaaataagcTTTATGAGAAGTTAAGTATGcgcaaaaaacaaacattttgtacTCTGCAGGCTAAAGGTtaaactttcaagtttaatatGTTCATGTTCGAAACAGAGAGAAAGattgtataacaatatataagaAATACTATTTTCAACTTTAACCTCAGTTAAGCCTTGTGGCGATGATGTCCCTTCAAAATGCCGCCTGCAAACCTTTCtcaaactagaaatgtgtccataggacacggatgcccccacttcgattttttgtcacagaaaataagccataatgattattcaggataatctgcacatataggataagttgagttgagttgggttttacggcatcgcaagactgtataggttatatggcgccattcaggcaggaaaaaacttgttggatccacattggacacatacttttcaagaattagattggaaacatatatttttgaagtatttttggcaaaaaagggccgtaactcctaaatgactaaagcgatttccatgactatcgaacttgatcaagatattatggtcacaaacatgtgtttaaagtttggtgaggattggacaaacagttttcaagaattagattggaaacatatatttttgaagtatttttggcaaaaaagggccgtaactcctaaatgactaaagcgatttccatgactatcgaacttgatcaagatattatggtcacaaacatgtctttaaagtttggtgaggattggacaaacggttttcaagaattagatcggaaacaatcttcgggacgtacgtacgtacagacagacgtacgtatggacaagggcaaccctatatgccgccactttgtgggggcataaccAGCCCGTTATACAACTACTAATATTACGACTGCAACTTCTGCAGCTGCTGCTGCCATAACCGCCTCAACCTCCACCACAAGCACCACCATCATCTACTGCTGAACCTCCTcatacaactactactaccaccactacttttaatcattgttgttgttgatcttctttgtcttcttcttcttcttcttcttcttcttcttcttcttcttcttcttcttcttcttcttcttcttcttcttcttcttcttcttctgcttcttcttcttctcattatcatttttattattattatcattattattattattattattattattattattattattattataataataattattattattattattattattattattattattattattattattattattataattaactttatcatgcaattattattattattattatttatttttttatatatttttattattacattttattatcaaatttatcaaacagcaatgtcatcgacaaaatctgtgaagaatatgattctcttgcttaccaccattttggtcaatcatatatgtcacaaatttgaaactgtgaagaataggatcctattttcCCAGACCTGagaagaatatgatctgggaataaTAAGGTCCTACAGAGCATCGGTATAGCCGTAACAAGAaaggtaacattttttttaattttggacATTCAATTGTTTCGTTTAAATTCATGTTaataaatgacataataaaACTATTGAATAACCGCAAATATGCTTGACAGTTTCTTTTCATGGTATTCATATAATATAGTAGTACTTGatataagtttataaataattatgctgtgtatttataattaaatgaacaCATAGAGTGTATTGTCGTGCCTAAACACTCGGCCATCATACAGTATCTCAGAATCAATCAAATTATAGTGCAGTTTTCCCAGCCTATTTCTACCACActactttttatataaataaaacaaaaataattcgCGCGCTTAGATATTTCATAGAATGCCCATTTGCAATGGTAATTTGTCTTCGCCTTTAAACTGCCTGGTCATTCCATCTGGCTGAGGACATCATCGGACGTAATGAGGTCACTGTACATCACATTTCTAAACTGTCTTGATCGTCAGTTCAATGGGCGTTCAGAAACTAACGGTGATGTCTACTATTCGTATTTTTGCCGTTTTCTCCATACGAAAGAGGGATTAATTCAGAATTACCCGGATGGAAATTGTTCGTTTTGTAACGTGACACTCAAAATATGTACAAGTGTCAATAGTATGCTTTCGAATTCGATCAGTTCTTAACATATCAAAGTAACACGATTAGATATTTCATTCTAAAGAAGATTTAgatctttttaacaatttgttttggCAAATACATATCAAACCGGGTTAGTTTTGTTCGAATACTCTGATAAAACTCATCAAGCCAACGATAAAATCTATTTTAAAGGCAGCCCGCTTGTACGAATTTTGACAATAGCTAACATGCATTTTGACATGTACTTTGAGAGGCGATTGGCCAATTAAAAGTCTCGTACTTCCCCGATATTTTCAGATAATTATCACCACACTTATAAAACACATTGAGTAAACCAAACTTTGTCTCTTGAATGCACTTAAGTCTCGTGAGGAAATAATTAAAAGAGAGGGATACTGCTCTACTCGataattaagaaattaatgaacattattttttaggGTTGACGTAGTATATAACTGCTTTCTTAAATActgaaaatcaaatattatttttaaagcctCACCATCAAAGGTTTCATACTAAACCTTCTGCCTTCAATATGCCGCTCAGGTAGgattctttgaaatattttagattttatctttatttttcattaacaaggttcataaaaaatgatttgacGTTCTGTTCTATTTTGCTTCTTAATCtggaaaatgtaaattatacatACTGGATGGTGCAAGTTTCAGGTCTGAATTATAACGcttcgttgttgttgttgctgctgctgctgttcttgttcttgtaaataaaagcaatatctttttctaaaatagtaaatatgttaaaaaaatcaaacccatttgaaatagaaaaaataagttttaaactaACATATCAATAAGCATGCTCCattttgtacttgtattttactttatgtgatttatttatctttattgtatatgttttactaCAAATAAAGATggagtaatattttaataaaaatgtcaacTAGACAATTGCTGGATTCACAGCTTAATGGGTTGGGCATTGAAACTATTTTCAGAATTTTTAAAAGGTGTAAAAATATATCAgcaatgttatatttgtattttgatatatttatatagatatatattttaataaaatcgaGACGAGTTGTAACGCCCATGTGTAAAAACTGGATGTCAATTATATAGCTTTTTCAATGGCATGCATTTTTACAAGGATTAACACCAAGTTTGATCTATATCAATAAGGCCATTGATGCATATAACaatgtttgtaatttaataacGAAATTTCGTAATCAGTTTCGAATGTTCTTAACATTTCAGATTGAGATTGTTCGATGATGCAATTTCCAGATTCGTTGACGACTGCGGGGTTTCCTCGGCTGAACTCGAGGCCATGTTGACGCCTAGAGGAAAAGGGAACAGAATCTGCATGAAAGACGATCATGAAATGGACACGCCTTTGTCTGTACGTGAATACGGACCtttatacatattcattttgataatctTTGTGAAATTGAGACGCAGGTGTATCCAACAAAATATcacttatttatgtttcattctttcatatgtgaaacaaaaaagaagaaCATTAATTTTACGGTATTTAAGTCCTTTTATAAAACTGACGCCGATTTGCCTTTGTAGATTAAAATTCCCGCAAAACCGTTGATGCGACGACGCGCTGCGTTTGACGTCAGACGCAGCATCTTTACAGGAAAGCGCTCTGCTGACGTACACTTAACAGAGGAGTCACCAATACATGCATTCAAAAAGGCCAAAGATATTTCGTGTATAACTCCCGAATCCAAAGAACGTTTAACAAACGGGATCATCAGCGCGGTCGAAACGCTTGAAATCGGAAACGACATGATCGCTGACGGATCAAGCAAATACTCACTTCCGAGAATTCCCGGAAAGAACAAAGACCTTTCGTCCATCTCACCGGATGTGACGGCTGATATTATTCGTGGAAGCTTCAGTGACGTCATTGGTGACGTGACCATTGTGGATTGCCGTTACCCGTACGAGTTCGAGAGAAAAGCTTGCTTCAGAAACCAGTAGCTGACGACAAGCGCAACGTGCTGA encodes the following:
- the LOC128226093 gene encoding M-phase inducer phosphatase 1-like, with amino-acid sequence MPLRLRLFDDAISRFVDDCGVSSAELEAMLTPRGKGNRICMKDDHEMDTPLSIKIPAKPLMRRRAAFDVRRSIFTGKRSADVHLTEESPIHAFKKAKDISCITPESKERLTNGIISAVETLEIGNDMIADGSSKYSLPRIPGKNKDLSSISPDVTADIIRGSFSDVIGDVTIVDCRYPYEFERKACFRNQYRFLREQDRMLNSDRYPRLNFPEVHLLHGGYKDFFNMYQDLCDPISYKPMLHENHAADLRHFRVKSKSWTGEDGDQKTSRRHRSRLGRHLSF
- the LOC128226083 gene encoding M-phase inducer phosphatase 1-like — translated: MPLRLRLFDDVISGFDDDCGVTPAELETVMTPRGKGDKFCMQDDHGLDTPLSIEIPAKPLMRRRAAFDVRRSIFSGKRSADVDLTEDSPIHAFKKAKDVSGITLKSNERLTNGIISAVETLEIGNDMIADGSSKYSFPTIPGKHKDLTSISPEVMADVIRGCFNDIFGDVTIVDCRYPYEFEGGHIRGAVNMFTKDEVNSLLQKPVADDKRHVLIFHCEFSSERGPKMYRFLRAQDRMLNSNRYPRLNFPEVYLLHGGYKAFFNKYQGLCDPISYKPMLHENHAADLRHFRVKSKSWTGEDGNQKTSRRHRSRLGRHLSF